The proteins below come from a single Rosa rugosa chromosome 2, drRosRugo1.1, whole genome shotgun sequence genomic window:
- the LOC133730927 gene encoding cysteine-rich receptor-like protein kinase 10 produces the protein MRQKSNTKKTIIIIIVVVIAFVTMLLGGLCIFLRVKQPRVKLENHDTSEEVSFVDSLQYDFENIRSATDDFSDENKLGQGGFGAVYKVTK, from the exons ATGA GGCAGAAGAGTAACacaaaaaaaactattatcatCATCATTGTGGTTGTCATTGCTTTTGTAACTATGCTTCTCGGTGGCTTATGCATTTTCTTACGAGTCAAGCAACCAAGGGTAAAACTTGAAA ATCATGATACTTCCGAAGAAGTTAGTTTTGTGGATTCATTACAGTatgattttgaaaatataagaTCTGCAACAGATGACTTTTCTGATGAAAATAAGCTTGGCCAAGGTGGATTTGGAGCTGTTTATAAGGTAACAAAATAG
- the LOC133728004 gene encoding cysteine-rich receptor-like protein kinase 26 isoform X1: MPTNLSLKLKNIRRKSVNNQFEFRLEEKNMGSSIWLILLFFIVPIVLDRLVAPTIAQDDGLCTMAAEFCWKCSDIGNYANGSVYQQNLNSLLASFSSNQSDSGFYNSSLGEDSNKVNAIALCRGDLGLESCRSCVSDSAEIILRNCSGNKEAILWSEPCMLRYSQNLIFGIEEEDPVKYVPSPNNALNATTFGLVLNPVLETLRDRAASVNSSKKFAAGHATVPGGETIYALVQCTPDIDKGNCSNCLQNCISAIPRCCGGMQGARILKPSCNIRYEVSQFYESTADSVVNVSAQVTPTTPAPLPPKQGQKSNTKKTIIIIIVVVIAFVTMLLGGLCIFLRVKQPRVKLETVPFSDHDTSEEVSFVDSLQYDFENIRSATDDFSDENKLGQGGFGAVYKGRLLNGQYIAVKRLSKSSEQGDREFKNEVMLLAQLQHRNLVRLLGFCLKEEERLLIYEYIPNTSLNHFIFDPINHGHLDWETRYKIIGGIVRGLLYLHEDSRLRIVHRDLKPSNILLGEDMNPKIADFGTARLFVMDQTQGDTKTIVGTYGYMAPEYAIHGRFSVKSDVFSFGVLVLEIVSGKKIGSFQNGENEEDLLSYAWKNWRDDTISNIIDPMLTTGSRNEMIRCIHIGLLCVQENVNDRPTMASVVSMLNSHSLTISVPSKPAYYSHYNSESNIDTSGTSESFIYVSKNVVSNITEPYPR; this comes from the exons ATGCCAACTAActtatctttaaagctcaagaACATCCGAAGAAAATCTGTGAATAATCAATTTGAATTTCGACTCGAGGAAAAGAACATGGGTTCCTCAATATGGctgattcttcttttctttattgttCCTATAGTTTTAGACAGGCTTGTTGCTCCCACCATAGCCCAAGATGACGGCCTATGCACTATGGCAGCTGAATTCTGCTGGAAATGTTCCGATATCGGCAATTATGCTAATGGCAGCGTCTACCAACAAAACCTGAACAGCCTCCTCGCCTCCTTCTCTTCCAACCAATCCGACTCTGGCTTTTACAACTCCTCTCTTGGAGAAGACTCCAACAAAGTGAATGCAATTGCATTGTGCAGAGGAGACCTCGGACTTGAATCGTGTCGTAGCTGTGTCAGCGACTCTGCTGAGATTATCCTGCGAAATTGTTCGGGGAACAAGGAAGCAATCTTATGGTCAGAGCCTTGTATGTTAAGGTACTCGCAGAACTTAATATTTGGTATTGAGGAAGAGGACCCTGTCAAGTATGTGCCCAGCCCGAACAACGCGTTAAACGCGACAACGTTTGGGCTGGTGCTTAACCCCGTGTTGGAAACTTTAAGAGACAGAGCTGCTTCAGTGAATTCTAGTAAAAAATTTGCAGCGGGACATGCAACTGTTCCAGGAGGTGAAACGATATATGCACTTGTGCAGTGTACTCCGGATATAGACAAAGGAAATTGCAGTAATTGCCTTCAGAATTGCATCTCTGCTATTCCACGATGTTGTGGTGGAATGCAAGGAGCTAGAATTCTTAAACCAAGCTGTAATATAAGGTATGAGGTCAGTCAATTCTATGAGTCTACAGCTGATTCAGTAGTAAATGTTTCAGCTCAAGTTACTCCAACAACTCCAGCTCCACTTCCACCTAAGCAAG GGCAGAAGAGTAACacaaaaaaaactattatcatCATCATTGTGGTTGTCATTGCTTTTGTAACTATGCTTCTCGGTGGCTTATGCATTTTCTTACGAGTCAAGCAACCAAGGGTAAAACTTGAAA CTGTACCTTTTTCAGATCATGATACTTCCGAAGAAGTTAGTTTCGTGGATTCATTACAGTatgattttgaaaatataagaTCCGCAACGGATGACTTTTCTGATGAAAATAAGCTTGGCCAAGGTGGATTTGGAGCTGTTTATAAG GGTAGGCTACTGAACGGACAATATATTGCTGTGAAAAGACTCTCCAAGAGTTCTGAACAGGGTGATCGTGAATTTAAAAATGAAGTCATGTTACTTGCTCAACTTCAACACCGAAACTTAGTAAGGCTCTTAGGGTTTTGCTTAAAAGAAGAGGAAAGGCTCCTCATTTACGAATATATACCTAATACAAGTCTTAATCACTTCATATTTG ATCCAATCAATCATGGGCATTTGGATTGGGAAACACGTTACAAAATCATAGGAGGAATTGTTCGTGGTCTTCTTTACCTCCATGAAGATTCTCGACTTCGAATTGTTCATCGCGATCTCAAACCTAGCAACATTTTGCTAGGTGAAGATATGAACcctaaaattgcagattttggtACGGCAAGATTGTTTGTTATGGATCAAACTCAAGGAGATACAAAAACCATTGTTGGTACCTA TGGATATATGGCGCCAGAATATGCAATTCATGGCCGCTTTTCTGTCAAATCGGATGTCTTCAGTTTTGGCGTGTTAGTTCTTGAGATAGTTAGTGGTAAGAAGATTGGTAGTTTCCAGAATGGTGAAAATGAAGAGGACCTTCTAAGCTAT GCCTGGAAAAATTGGAGGGATGATACAATTTCAAATATTATAGATCCCATGTTGACAACAGGTTCAAGAAATGAAATGATCCGATGCATCCACATTGGTTTGCTATGTGTCCAAGAAAATGTGAATGACAGACCAACCATGGCTTCAGTTGTTTCCATGCTTAACAGTCATTCTCTCACCATCTCAGTACCATCCAAACCTGCATATTATTCGCATTACAACTCTGAATCAAACATAGACACATCTGGTACATCTGAAAGCTTTATTTATGTGTCAAAAAATGTGGTTTCAAATATTACTGAACCATACCCACGCTAG
- the LOC133728004 gene encoding cysteine-rich receptor-like protein kinase 10 isoform X3: protein MQGARILKPSCNIRYEVSQFYESTADSVVNVSAQVTPTTPAPLPPKQGQKSNTKKTIIIIIVVVIAFVTMLLGGLCIFLRVKQPRVKLETVPFSDHDTSEEVSFVDSLQYDFENIRSATDDFSDENKLGQGGFGAVYKGRLLNGQYIAVKRLSKSSEQGDREFKNEVMLLAQLQHRNLVRLLGFCLKEEERLLIYEYIPNTSLNHFIFDPINHGHLDWETRYKIIGGIVRGLLYLHEDSRLRIVHRDLKPSNILLGEDMNPKIADFGTARLFVMDQTQGDTKTIVGTYGYMAPEYAIHGRFSVKSDVFSFGVLVLEIVSGKKIGSFQNGENEEDLLSYAWKNWRDDTISNIIDPMLTTGSRNEMIRCIHIGLLCVQENVNDRPTMASVVSMLNSHSLTISVPSKPAYYSHYNSESNIDTSGTSESFIYVSKNVVSNITEPYPR, encoded by the exons ATGCAAGGAGCTAGAATTCTTAAACCAAGCTGTAATATAAGGTATGAGGTCAGTCAATTCTATGAGTCTACAGCTGATTCAGTAGTAAATGTTTCAGCTCAAGTTACTCCAACAACTCCAGCTCCACTTCCACCTAAGCAAG GGCAGAAGAGTAACacaaaaaaaactattatcatCATCATTGTGGTTGTCATTGCTTTTGTAACTATGCTTCTCGGTGGCTTATGCATTTTCTTACGAGTCAAGCAACCAAGGGTAAAACTTGAAA CTGTACCTTTTTCAGATCATGATACTTCCGAAGAAGTTAGTTTCGTGGATTCATTACAGTatgattttgaaaatataagaTCCGCAACGGATGACTTTTCTGATGAAAATAAGCTTGGCCAAGGTGGATTTGGAGCTGTTTATAAG GGTAGGCTACTGAACGGACAATATATTGCTGTGAAAAGACTCTCCAAGAGTTCTGAACAGGGTGATCGTGAATTTAAAAATGAAGTCATGTTACTTGCTCAACTTCAACACCGAAACTTAGTAAGGCTCTTAGGGTTTTGCTTAAAAGAAGAGGAAAGGCTCCTCATTTACGAATATATACCTAATACAAGTCTTAATCACTTCATATTTG ATCCAATCAATCATGGGCATTTGGATTGGGAAACACGTTACAAAATCATAGGAGGAATTGTTCGTGGTCTTCTTTACCTCCATGAAGATTCTCGACTTCGAATTGTTCATCGCGATCTCAAACCTAGCAACATTTTGCTAGGTGAAGATATGAACcctaaaattgcagattttggtACGGCAAGATTGTTTGTTATGGATCAAACTCAAGGAGATACAAAAACCATTGTTGGTACCTA TGGATATATGGCGCCAGAATATGCAATTCATGGCCGCTTTTCTGTCAAATCGGATGTCTTCAGTTTTGGCGTGTTAGTTCTTGAGATAGTTAGTGGTAAGAAGATTGGTAGTTTCCAGAATGGTGAAAATGAAGAGGACCTTCTAAGCTAT GCCTGGAAAAATTGGAGGGATGATACAATTTCAAATATTATAGATCCCATGTTGACAACAGGTTCAAGAAATGAAATGATCCGATGCATCCACATTGGTTTGCTATGTGTCCAAGAAAATGTGAATGACAGACCAACCATGGCTTCAGTTGTTTCCATGCTTAACAGTCATTCTCTCACCATCTCAGTACCATCCAAACCTGCATATTATTCGCATTACAACTCTGAATCAAACATAGACACATCTGGTACATCTGAAAGCTTTATTTATGTGTCAAAAAATGTGGTTTCAAATATTACTGAACCATACCCACGCTAG
- the LOC133728004 gene encoding cysteine-rich receptor-like protein kinase 10 isoform X4 produces the protein MRQKSNTKKTIIIIIVVVIAFVTMLLGGLCIFLRVKQPRVKLETVPFSDHDTSEEVSFVDSLQYDFENIRSATDDFSDENKLGQGGFGAVYKGRLLNGQYIAVKRLSKSSEQGDREFKNEVMLLAQLQHRNLVRLLGFCLKEEERLLIYEYIPNTSLNHFIFDPINHGHLDWETRYKIIGGIVRGLLYLHEDSRLRIVHRDLKPSNILLGEDMNPKIADFGTARLFVMDQTQGDTKTIVGTYGYMAPEYAIHGRFSVKSDVFSFGVLVLEIVSGKKIGSFQNGENEEDLLSYAWKNWRDDTISNIIDPMLTTGSRNEMIRCIHIGLLCVQENVNDRPTMASVVSMLNSHSLTISVPSKPAYYSHYNSESNIDTSGTSESFIYVSKNVVSNITEPYPR, from the exons ATGA GGCAGAAGAGTAACacaaaaaaaactattatcatCATCATTGTGGTTGTCATTGCTTTTGTAACTATGCTTCTCGGTGGCTTATGCATTTTCTTACGAGTCAAGCAACCAAGGGTAAAACTTGAAA CTGTACCTTTTTCAGATCATGATACTTCCGAAGAAGTTAGTTTCGTGGATTCATTACAGTatgattttgaaaatataagaTCCGCAACGGATGACTTTTCTGATGAAAATAAGCTTGGCCAAGGTGGATTTGGAGCTGTTTATAAG GGTAGGCTACTGAACGGACAATATATTGCTGTGAAAAGACTCTCCAAGAGTTCTGAACAGGGTGATCGTGAATTTAAAAATGAAGTCATGTTACTTGCTCAACTTCAACACCGAAACTTAGTAAGGCTCTTAGGGTTTTGCTTAAAAGAAGAGGAAAGGCTCCTCATTTACGAATATATACCTAATACAAGTCTTAATCACTTCATATTTG ATCCAATCAATCATGGGCATTTGGATTGGGAAACACGTTACAAAATCATAGGAGGAATTGTTCGTGGTCTTCTTTACCTCCATGAAGATTCTCGACTTCGAATTGTTCATCGCGATCTCAAACCTAGCAACATTTTGCTAGGTGAAGATATGAACcctaaaattgcagattttggtACGGCAAGATTGTTTGTTATGGATCAAACTCAAGGAGATACAAAAACCATTGTTGGTACCTA TGGATATATGGCGCCAGAATATGCAATTCATGGCCGCTTTTCTGTCAAATCGGATGTCTTCAGTTTTGGCGTGTTAGTTCTTGAGATAGTTAGTGGTAAGAAGATTGGTAGTTTCCAGAATGGTGAAAATGAAGAGGACCTTCTAAGCTAT GCCTGGAAAAATTGGAGGGATGATACAATTTCAAATATTATAGATCCCATGTTGACAACAGGTTCAAGAAATGAAATGATCCGATGCATCCACATTGGTTTGCTATGTGTCCAAGAAAATGTGAATGACAGACCAACCATGGCTTCAGTTGTTTCCATGCTTAACAGTCATTCTCTCACCATCTCAGTACCATCCAAACCTGCATATTATTCGCATTACAACTCTGAATCAAACATAGACACATCTGGTACATCTGAAAGCTTTATTTATGTGTCAAAAAATGTGGTTTCAAATATTACTGAACCATACCCACGCTAG
- the LOC133728004 gene encoding cysteine-rich receptor-like protein kinase 10 isoform X6 has translation MLLGGLCIFLRVKQPRVKLENHDTSEEVSFVDSLQYDFENIRSATDDFSDENKLGQGGFGAVYKGRLLNGQYIAVKRLSKSSEQGDREFKNEVMLLAQLQHRNLVRLLGFCLKEEERLLIYEYIPNTSLNHFIFDPINHGHLDWETRYKIIGGIVRGLLYLHEDSRLRIVHRDLKPSNILLGEDMNPKIADFGTARLFVMDQTQGDTKTIVGTYGYMAPEYAIHGRFSVKSDVFSFGVLVLEIVSGKKIGSFQNGENEEDLLSYAWKNWRDDTISNIIDPMLTTGSRNEMIRCIHIGLLCVQENVNDRPTMASVVSMLNSHSLTISVPSKPAYYSHYNSESNIDTSGTSESFIYVSKNVVSNITEPYPR, from the exons ATGCTTCTCGGTGGCTTATGCATTTTCTTACGAGTCAAGCAACCAAGGGTAAAACTTGAAA ATCATGATACTTCCGAAGAAGTTAGTTTCGTGGATTCATTACAGTatgattttgaaaatataagaTCCGCAACGGATGACTTTTCTGATGAAAATAAGCTTGGCCAAGGTGGATTTGGAGCTGTTTATAAG GGTAGGCTACTGAACGGACAATATATTGCTGTGAAAAGACTCTCCAAGAGTTCTGAACAGGGTGATCGTGAATTTAAAAATGAAGTCATGTTACTTGCTCAACTTCAACACCGAAACTTAGTAAGGCTCTTAGGGTTTTGCTTAAAAGAAGAGGAAAGGCTCCTCATTTACGAATATATACCTAATACAAGTCTTAATCACTTCATATTTG ATCCAATCAATCATGGGCATTTGGATTGGGAAACACGTTACAAAATCATAGGAGGAATTGTTCGTGGTCTTCTTTACCTCCATGAAGATTCTCGACTTCGAATTGTTCATCGCGATCTCAAACCTAGCAACATTTTGCTAGGTGAAGATATGAACcctaaaattgcagattttggtACGGCAAGATTGTTTGTTATGGATCAAACTCAAGGAGATACAAAAACCATTGTTGGTACCTA TGGATATATGGCGCCAGAATATGCAATTCATGGCCGCTTTTCTGTCAAATCGGATGTCTTCAGTTTTGGCGTGTTAGTTCTTGAGATAGTTAGTGGTAAGAAGATTGGTAGTTTCCAGAATGGTGAAAATGAAGAGGACCTTCTAAGCTAT GCCTGGAAAAATTGGAGGGATGATACAATTTCAAATATTATAGATCCCATGTTGACAACAGGTTCAAGAAATGAAATGATCCGATGCATCCACATTGGTTTGCTATGTGTCCAAGAAAATGTGAATGACAGACCAACCATGGCTTCAGTTGTTTCCATGCTTAACAGTCATTCTCTCACCATCTCAGTACCATCCAAACCTGCATATTATTCGCATTACAACTCTGAATCAAACATAGACACATCTGGTACATCTGAAAGCTTTATTTATGTGTCAAAAAATGTGGTTTCAAATATTACTGAACCATACCCACGCTAG
- the LOC133728004 gene encoding cysteine-rich receptor-like protein kinase 10 isoform X2 gives MPTNLSLKLKNIRRKSVNNQFEFRLEEKNMGSSIWLILLFFIVPIVLDRLVAPTIAQDDGLCTMAAEFCWKCSDIGNYANGSVYQQNLNSLLASFSSNQSDSGFYNSSLGEDSNKVNAIALCRGDLGLESCRSCVSDSAEIILRNCSGNKEAILWSEPCMLRYSQNLIFGIEEEDPVKYVPSPNNALNATTFGLVLNPVLETLRDRAASVNSSKKFAAGHATVPGGETIYALVQCTPDIDKGNCSNCLQNCISAIPRCCGGMQGARILKPSCNIRYEVSQFYESTADSVVNVSAQVTPTTPAPLPPKQGQKSNTKKTIIIIIVVVIAFVTMLLGGLCIFLRVKQPRVKLENHDTSEEVSFVDSLQYDFENIRSATDDFSDENKLGQGGFGAVYKGRLLNGQYIAVKRLSKSSEQGDREFKNEVMLLAQLQHRNLVRLLGFCLKEEERLLIYEYIPNTSLNHFIFDPINHGHLDWETRYKIIGGIVRGLLYLHEDSRLRIVHRDLKPSNILLGEDMNPKIADFGTARLFVMDQTQGDTKTIVGTYGYMAPEYAIHGRFSVKSDVFSFGVLVLEIVSGKKIGSFQNGENEEDLLSYAWKNWRDDTISNIIDPMLTTGSRNEMIRCIHIGLLCVQENVNDRPTMASVVSMLNSHSLTISVPSKPAYYSHYNSESNIDTSGTSESFIYVSKNVVSNITEPYPR, from the exons ATGCCAACTAActtatctttaaagctcaagaACATCCGAAGAAAATCTGTGAATAATCAATTTGAATTTCGACTCGAGGAAAAGAACATGGGTTCCTCAATATGGctgattcttcttttctttattgttCCTATAGTTTTAGACAGGCTTGTTGCTCCCACCATAGCCCAAGATGACGGCCTATGCACTATGGCAGCTGAATTCTGCTGGAAATGTTCCGATATCGGCAATTATGCTAATGGCAGCGTCTACCAACAAAACCTGAACAGCCTCCTCGCCTCCTTCTCTTCCAACCAATCCGACTCTGGCTTTTACAACTCCTCTCTTGGAGAAGACTCCAACAAAGTGAATGCAATTGCATTGTGCAGAGGAGACCTCGGACTTGAATCGTGTCGTAGCTGTGTCAGCGACTCTGCTGAGATTATCCTGCGAAATTGTTCGGGGAACAAGGAAGCAATCTTATGGTCAGAGCCTTGTATGTTAAGGTACTCGCAGAACTTAATATTTGGTATTGAGGAAGAGGACCCTGTCAAGTATGTGCCCAGCCCGAACAACGCGTTAAACGCGACAACGTTTGGGCTGGTGCTTAACCCCGTGTTGGAAACTTTAAGAGACAGAGCTGCTTCAGTGAATTCTAGTAAAAAATTTGCAGCGGGACATGCAACTGTTCCAGGAGGTGAAACGATATATGCACTTGTGCAGTGTACTCCGGATATAGACAAAGGAAATTGCAGTAATTGCCTTCAGAATTGCATCTCTGCTATTCCACGATGTTGTGGTGGAATGCAAGGAGCTAGAATTCTTAAACCAAGCTGTAATATAAGGTATGAGGTCAGTCAATTCTATGAGTCTACAGCTGATTCAGTAGTAAATGTTTCAGCTCAAGTTACTCCAACAACTCCAGCTCCACTTCCACCTAAGCAAG GGCAGAAGAGTAACacaaaaaaaactattatcatCATCATTGTGGTTGTCATTGCTTTTGTAACTATGCTTCTCGGTGGCTTATGCATTTTCTTACGAGTCAAGCAACCAAGGGTAAAACTTGAAA ATCATGATACTTCCGAAGAAGTTAGTTTCGTGGATTCATTACAGTatgattttgaaaatataagaTCCGCAACGGATGACTTTTCTGATGAAAATAAGCTTGGCCAAGGTGGATTTGGAGCTGTTTATAAG GGTAGGCTACTGAACGGACAATATATTGCTGTGAAAAGACTCTCCAAGAGTTCTGAACAGGGTGATCGTGAATTTAAAAATGAAGTCATGTTACTTGCTCAACTTCAACACCGAAACTTAGTAAGGCTCTTAGGGTTTTGCTTAAAAGAAGAGGAAAGGCTCCTCATTTACGAATATATACCTAATACAAGTCTTAATCACTTCATATTTG ATCCAATCAATCATGGGCATTTGGATTGGGAAACACGTTACAAAATCATAGGAGGAATTGTTCGTGGTCTTCTTTACCTCCATGAAGATTCTCGACTTCGAATTGTTCATCGCGATCTCAAACCTAGCAACATTTTGCTAGGTGAAGATATGAACcctaaaattgcagattttggtACGGCAAGATTGTTTGTTATGGATCAAACTCAAGGAGATACAAAAACCATTGTTGGTACCTA TGGATATATGGCGCCAGAATATGCAATTCATGGCCGCTTTTCTGTCAAATCGGATGTCTTCAGTTTTGGCGTGTTAGTTCTTGAGATAGTTAGTGGTAAGAAGATTGGTAGTTTCCAGAATGGTGAAAATGAAGAGGACCTTCTAAGCTAT GCCTGGAAAAATTGGAGGGATGATACAATTTCAAATATTATAGATCCCATGTTGACAACAGGTTCAAGAAATGAAATGATCCGATGCATCCACATTGGTTTGCTATGTGTCCAAGAAAATGTGAATGACAGACCAACCATGGCTTCAGTTGTTTCCATGCTTAACAGTCATTCTCTCACCATCTCAGTACCATCCAAACCTGCATATTATTCGCATTACAACTCTGAATCAAACATAGACACATCTGGTACATCTGAAAGCTTTATTTATGTGTCAAAAAATGTGGTTTCAAATATTACTGAACCATACCCACGCTAG
- the LOC133728004 gene encoding cysteine-rich receptor-like protein kinase 10 isoform X5, giving the protein MLLGGLCIFLRVKQPRVKLETVPFSDHDTSEEVSFVDSLQYDFENIRSATDDFSDENKLGQGGFGAVYKGRLLNGQYIAVKRLSKSSEQGDREFKNEVMLLAQLQHRNLVRLLGFCLKEEERLLIYEYIPNTSLNHFIFDPINHGHLDWETRYKIIGGIVRGLLYLHEDSRLRIVHRDLKPSNILLGEDMNPKIADFGTARLFVMDQTQGDTKTIVGTYGYMAPEYAIHGRFSVKSDVFSFGVLVLEIVSGKKIGSFQNGENEEDLLSYAWKNWRDDTISNIIDPMLTTGSRNEMIRCIHIGLLCVQENVNDRPTMASVVSMLNSHSLTISVPSKPAYYSHYNSESNIDTSGTSESFIYVSKNVVSNITEPYPR; this is encoded by the exons ATGCTTCTCGGTGGCTTATGCATTTTCTTACGAGTCAAGCAACCAAGGGTAAAACTTGAAA CTGTACCTTTTTCAGATCATGATACTTCCGAAGAAGTTAGTTTCGTGGATTCATTACAGTatgattttgaaaatataagaTCCGCAACGGATGACTTTTCTGATGAAAATAAGCTTGGCCAAGGTGGATTTGGAGCTGTTTATAAG GGTAGGCTACTGAACGGACAATATATTGCTGTGAAAAGACTCTCCAAGAGTTCTGAACAGGGTGATCGTGAATTTAAAAATGAAGTCATGTTACTTGCTCAACTTCAACACCGAAACTTAGTAAGGCTCTTAGGGTTTTGCTTAAAAGAAGAGGAAAGGCTCCTCATTTACGAATATATACCTAATACAAGTCTTAATCACTTCATATTTG ATCCAATCAATCATGGGCATTTGGATTGGGAAACACGTTACAAAATCATAGGAGGAATTGTTCGTGGTCTTCTTTACCTCCATGAAGATTCTCGACTTCGAATTGTTCATCGCGATCTCAAACCTAGCAACATTTTGCTAGGTGAAGATATGAACcctaaaattgcagattttggtACGGCAAGATTGTTTGTTATGGATCAAACTCAAGGAGATACAAAAACCATTGTTGGTACCTA TGGATATATGGCGCCAGAATATGCAATTCATGGCCGCTTTTCTGTCAAATCGGATGTCTTCAGTTTTGGCGTGTTAGTTCTTGAGATAGTTAGTGGTAAGAAGATTGGTAGTTTCCAGAATGGTGAAAATGAAGAGGACCTTCTAAGCTAT GCCTGGAAAAATTGGAGGGATGATACAATTTCAAATATTATAGATCCCATGTTGACAACAGGTTCAAGAAATGAAATGATCCGATGCATCCACATTGGTTTGCTATGTGTCCAAGAAAATGTGAATGACAGACCAACCATGGCTTCAGTTGTTTCCATGCTTAACAGTCATTCTCTCACCATCTCAGTACCATCCAAACCTGCATATTATTCGCATTACAACTCTGAATCAAACATAGACACATCTGGTACATCTGAAAGCTTTATTTATGTGTCAAAAAATGTGGTTTCAAATATTACTGAACCATACCCACGCTAG